CCCGGTGAGCACCACCGCCAGCAGCATCGCGGGCACGGCCCGGCCGGTGGCGCGCAGCAGCGGCCGGTGGGTCGGCCGCGCCGAGCAGCGCACAGGTGAGCGTGGCCGGCAGTCCGGCCGCGGCGGCCCGCGGCAGCGGCACCCGGACCTGGCGGCCGTTGCTCGCCGGGGCGCTGATCAGCGTCACCACCACGGTCGCCGCCAGCCCGAGCCCCACCGCCGCGAGCAGCGCCGTCAGCAGGCAGGCGAGGTGCGCCCGGGCCGAAGCGCTCCAGCCAGGCGCCGGCGGCGTGGGCGGCGGATCTGCGGCCGAGTCCGTGGACGGTGCCGAGGTGGGTGAGGTAGCCGAGGGCGGTGAAGGGAAGCGCCGAGGGGAAACGCTCCGGTACGTACGCCGTGCGCGGGCGGCCCGTGATCCGGCCCTCCGTCGGCGCGTCCAGGCGGGCGAGGAGGCGGAGGAGGGGGGACTTCCCGGTGCCGTTCGCTCCTTCTATACGGGTGAGGGTGCCGGGGCTGAGGGTGAGGTCGACGCCCCGTAACACCCAGGAGCCGCGCAGGCCGTAGCGGCGGCCCACGCTGCCAGCCGTAGCTCACGTTGCATGGGAGCATTGTGGCCGCTCACGCCCGCCGGACGGAGCCGGGGACCGTCGCCGGCCCCCTTAAGGTTGACTGCTGTGAGCCAGGTTTCAGCGTCCCCCGGAGACAGTCCCGTCCAGGCCGAGCGCGGCCCGCGCGACGAGGCGCCCCAGTTCGTGCTGCCCCTCGTCGTGCGGATCGAGCGCGCCGCGCCGCCCGCGCGCACCGACGCGCTGGAGACGGCCGCACGGGCGGTGCTCGTGCTGCTCGGGGACGAGCGGGCGCACGGGGACGGCGAGTGGGCCGAGGCGGTGCGCGACTGGCAGGACGCGCGGATCCGCAAGGTGGTCCGTCGGGCGCGTGGCGCCGAGTGGCGGCGGGCCGAGGCGCTGCCCGGGATCACGGTGACCGGCAAGTCCGCGCAGGTACGGGTCTTTCCGCCGGTCCCGCTCGACGGCTGGCCCAAGGACCTTGCGAGGCTCCAGGTGTCCGGCACCGAGCTGGACGACCCCGAGCCGCCCGTCGCCGCCGACCCGGCGCAGCCGGTGCTGTGGCTGAACCCCGGACTGGAGATGTCCGCCGGGAAGGCGATGGCGCAGGCCGGGCACGGTGCCCAGCTGGCCTGGTGGGCGCTGTCCGACGCGGAGCGCGCCGCCTGGCGGGACGCCGGCTACGCGCTGGCCGTCCGCACGGCCGGTCCCGCCGACTGGCCCCGGCTGACGGGCAGCGGCCTGCCGGTCGTCCGCGACGCGGGCTTCACCGAGATCGCACCGGGCAGCTGCACGGTGGTCGCCGACCACCCGGCGCTGCGCTAGGTCACCGGGCCGCTGCGAGGCGTCAGCCGGGGTCGCTGAGGCCTCCGCCTGGGCCGCTGTAAGGCGTCAGCCGGGGTCGCTGCGGCCTCCGCCGGAGTCGCTGCAAGGCATCCGCCGGTAGCCGCTGTGGGGCGTGGGGCGCCCGCAGGGCCGTGCTCCGGGCGGTGGGCGGCGTGGGACCAGGCCGGGGCGAAGCTCAAATGTTGCTCTGAACACGGCGCGGACATGATTCGCGGCCGGTCGCCCGGGCCATACCCCCGTCATTCCGCGGACAGATCCGCGAAGGAGGGGTGGGACCATGCGGCGACTGGGCACGGGGATCGGCTGGCGGCCGGAGATCGCGGACGCCGTGGAGCGGCTGCCGGGCATCGACTGGGTGGAGGTCGTGGCCGAGAACGTCTGTCCCGGGCACCTGCCGGAGTCGCTGCTGCGGCTGCGCGAGCGCGGCGTGGCCGTGGTCCCGCACGGCGTCTCCCTGGGCCTGGGTGGCGCCGACCGCCCCGACGGGGCACGGCTG
This genomic interval from Streptomyces sp. NBC_00557 contains the following:
- a CDS encoding peptidyl-tRNA hydrolase: MSQVSASPGDSPVQAERGPRDEAPQFVLPLVVRIERAAPPARTDALETAARAVLVLLGDERAHGDGEWAEAVRDWQDARIRKVVRRARGAEWRRAEALPGITVTGKSAQVRVFPPVPLDGWPKDLARLQVSGTELDDPEPPVAADPAQPVLWLNPGLEMSAGKAMAQAGHGAQLAWWALSDAERAAWRDAGYALAVRTAGPADWPRLTGSGLPVVRDAGFTEIAPGSCTVVADHPALR